The Roseovarius indicus genome has a segment encoding these proteins:
- a CDS encoding GumC family protein, translating into MTFSDWIEELRDMMRRRFWLIVRLALLGCLATLLFAMSQTHQYTSQAVLQVEDAKVANELAPPTVSGADARQLQIVEQRVMSHDAILDVAASVGVLDELAGLPDSEKVSVLRHSLSVSGVAAARTGTSGDGAISLVRVTATWGDRESAQALAEEVTRRTVDLSRNKRLERAEETLSFFTLRQSKLEAQVADMEESLANFRRQNDMPEGGLRASQEREIEALRAEILSVERQMIVLQRQLERDAGNGNLTRLEERERAEDVARLNDLTEQRDYLTESLNTVSAASEVDPALQAQLTRLTRELTTMQEELASVSESRKAAEIGFQLESEGQSEHLSVLEPASWPDYPSTPSRTKMAVMGAFASLMAALGIAFLLDLMNPVVRSAAVMERDLGFAPVAVIPEAPRSRGRTLLMRAFRGRRRAF; encoded by the coding sequence ATGACCTTTTCGGATTGGATTGAAGAACTTCGCGACATGATGCGGCGCCGTTTCTGGCTGATCGTGCGGTTGGCCCTGCTTGGCTGTCTCGCCACGCTGCTTTTCGCGATGTCGCAGACGCACCAGTATACCTCGCAGGCGGTGCTTCAGGTGGAAGACGCCAAGGTGGCCAACGAGCTGGCGCCGCCGACGGTTTCGGGGGCGGATGCGCGGCAGTTGCAGATCGTCGAGCAGCGGGTGATGTCGCATGACGCGATCCTCGACGTGGCGGCCTCTGTGGGTGTTCTGGACGAGCTGGCCGGCCTGCCGGACAGTGAAAAGGTCTCGGTGCTGCGCCATTCGCTGAGCGTGTCGGGCGTGGCCGCGGCGCGGACCGGGACGTCCGGCGACGGCGCCATTTCCCTTGTCCGGGTGACCGCCACCTGGGGCGACCGGGAAAGCGCGCAGGCGCTGGCCGAGGAAGTGACGCGGCGGACGGTCGACCTGAGCCGGAACAAGCGGCTGGAACGGGCCGAGGAAACGTTGTCGTTCTTCACCCTGCGGCAGAGCAAGCTCGAGGCGCAGGTGGCCGACATGGAAGAAAGCCTGGCGAATTTCCGTCGGCAGAACGACATGCCCGAGGGCGGGCTGCGGGCCTCGCAAGAGCGCGAGATCGAGGCGCTGAGGGCCGAGATCCTTTCGGTCGAGCGGCAGATGATCGTGCTGCAGCGCCAGTTGGAGCGGGATGCCGGTAACGGCAACCTGACCCGGCTGGAAGAGCGCGAGCGGGCCGAGGACGTGGCGCGCCTGAACGACCTGACCGAGCAGCGCGATTACCTGACCGAAAGCCTGAACACCGTGTCGGCCGCCAGCGAGGTCGACCCGGCCCTGCAGGCGCAGCTGACCCGGCTGACCCGCGAACTGACCACGATGCAGGAAGAGCTGGCCAGCGTCAGCGAAAGCCGCAAGGCCGCCGAGATCGGGTTTCAGCTGGAATCGGAAGGCCAGTCGGAGCATCTGAGCGTGCTGGAGCCGGCCTCGTGGCCCGATTACCCGTCGACCCCGTCGCGCACCAAGATGGCGGTGATGGGCGCGTTTGCCAGCCTGATGGCGGCGCTGGGTATCGCGTTCCTGCTTGACCTGATGAACCCGGTGGTGCGCAGTGCCGCGGTGATGGAACGCGACCTTGGCTTTGCGCCGGTGGCCGTCATTCCCGAGGCGCCGCGCAGCCGGGGCCGGACGCTTCTGATGCGGGCGTTCCGGGGGCGCAGGCGGGCGTTCTGA
- a CDS encoding CpsD/CapB family tyrosine-protein kinase, producing MPFDRKLKHSLLGAAAVGAGAEPVVLPGQGASARPSAAVPEDEFEADDEPMTQTGTDLLELGSWQILKPAWRGHQSAAQKLRGQSERVKHATDGLRTQLLQTMKSHGIGRVAVTSPTSGCGTTYTTLNLALSMAAIPDVTTVLLDLNQRAPGLGDALGHKPVQSMADLLRGKVSYCDYLERYGDNLAVGLNSEVPPNPAELLQSQSTADVLDEITGALTPDVILCDTPPMLEYDDVMAFLPQVDGVLLVVDGTKTVAQDIAQCQKMLDGRAPLLGVVLNRGRLPRKKARRR from the coding sequence TTGCCGTTCGACCGGAAGCTGAAGCATTCTCTGCTTGGTGCCGCAGCCGTGGGGGCTGGTGCCGAGCCGGTGGTTTTGCCGGGCCAGGGCGCGTCTGCCCGGCCCTCTGCCGCCGTGCCGGAGGATGAATTCGAGGCTGACGACGAACCGATGACCCAGACCGGAACGGACCTTCTCGAGCTTGGCTCGTGGCAGATTCTGAAGCCCGCTTGGCGCGGCCATCAGTCGGCTGCGCAAAAGCTGCGCGGCCAGTCCGAGAGGGTCAAGCATGCCACCGACGGGCTGCGCACCCAGCTTTTGCAGACGATGAAGTCGCACGGGATCGGCCGGGTCGCCGTGACCTCGCCGACCTCGGGCTGCGGCACCACCTACACCACGCTGAACCTTGCGCTGAGCATGGCGGCAATCCCCGATGTGACCACGGTTCTGCTGGATCTCAACCAGCGGGCGCCGGGGCTGGGCGATGCGCTGGGCCACAAGCCGGTGCAGAGCATGGCCGACCTGCTGCGCGGGAAGGTGTCCTATTGCGATTATCTCGAGCGCTACGGCGACAACCTTGCCGTGGGGCTGAATTCCGAGGTGCCGCCGAACCCGGCCGAGCTGTTGCAGAGCCAGAGCACGGCGGATGTGCTTGACGAGATTACCGGCGCGCTGACGCCGGATGTGATCCTGTGCGATACGCCACCGATGCTGGAATACGACGACGTGATGGCCTTCCTGCCGCAGGTCGACGGTGTTCTGCTGGTGGTGGACGGCACCAAGACGGTGGCGCAGGATATCGCCCAATGCCAGAAGATGCTTGACGGTCGCGCACCGTTGCTGGGCGTGGTACTGAACCGGGGGCGTCTGCCGCGCAAGAAAGCGCGTAGACGGTGA
- a CDS encoding sugar transferase, with amino-acid sequence MTRSSARSAAVTVVDVPRRGSVYRTVGKRVLDILLVLALLPVYLPIVGIAALLLFVEGGNPFYRQARLGLNGERFSILKLRTMVRDADKKLQAVLATDPELKREWDVSQKLKNDPRITKVGAMLRRTSMDELPQLWNVLKGEMSLVGPRPMMPDQLSLYGDPRHYFAVRPGITGYWQIDRRNESSFADRAHYDAAYDAEMSLPRDAKVLWKTIGVVLRRTGH; translated from the coding sequence ATGACCCGTAGTTCCGCCCGGTCTGCCGCTGTTACCGTCGTCGATGTGCCGCGTCGTGGATCGGTCTACCGGACGGTCGGCAAGCGGGTTCTCGATATCCTGCTCGTGCTGGCGCTGCTGCCGGTCTACCTGCCGATCGTCGGGATTGCGGCGTTGCTGCTGTTCGTCGAAGGCGGAAACCCGTTCTATCGCCAGGCGCGTCTTGGGCTGAACGGCGAGCGGTTCTCGATTCTCAAGCTGCGGACGATGGTCCGGGATGCGGACAAGAAGCTGCAGGCGGTCCTGGCGACCGACCCCGAGCTGAAACGCGAATGGGACGTGTCGCAGAAGCTGAAGAACGATCCGCGCATCACCAAGGTGGGCGCGATGCTGCGGCGGACCTCGATGGACGAGCTGCCGCAGCTGTGGAACGTGCTGAAGGGCGAGATGAGCCTTGTCGGCCCGCGCCCGATGATGCCCGACCAGCTGTCGCTTTACGGTGATCCGCGCCACTATTTCGCCGTGCGGCCGGGGATCACCGGCTACTGGCAGATCGACCGGCGCAACGAAAGCTCGTTCGCGGACCGGGCGCATTACGACGCGGCCTATGACGCCGAGATGTCGCTGCCGCGGGATGCCAAGGTGTTGTGGAAGACGATCGGCGTGGTTCTGAGACGGACCGGCCATTGA
- a CDS encoding NAD(P)/FAD-dependent oxidoreductase: protein MTSNTKTNLWRSSAGETVSGPRFDSDGEADLAIIGGGFTGCAAALDAARRGASVAVFEADTVGHGGSGRNVGLVNAGLWSPPDDIIAHAGEADGMRLMTALAAGPATVFDIIDREGIDCEATRAGTLHLAHAPSGLDDLRDRFRQGNRLGAPIQLLDAEETARRTGTARFHGALWDPRAGTIQPLAYCRGLARAAIEAGARVHENTPVTRISRDSDTWVIEAGGHTLRARHLLLATNAYHRDIKGAGAPGYVPVCYSQFATAPLPENLREKILPGGEGCWDTALVMSSFRMDKAGRMIVGGIGDATGPASPIHAAWARRKLREVFPDLADQPFEHAWSGRIAMTSDHLPKVVSFGPNALAVFGYSGRGIAPGTVFGTAAAKALLTDDPSHLPLPVISGHAERFTTIRQAYYETGAALTHLTKPLPFS, encoded by the coding sequence TTGACCTCGAACACCAAGACAAACCTGTGGCGGTCCAGCGCCGGGGAAACCGTGTCGGGCCCCCGCTTCGACAGCGATGGCGAGGCAGACCTCGCGATCATCGGCGGCGGGTTCACCGGCTGCGCCGCCGCGCTCGACGCGGCACGGCGCGGCGCCTCGGTGGCGGTGTTCGAGGCCGACACGGTCGGCCATGGCGGTTCGGGCCGCAATGTCGGGCTGGTCAATGCCGGCCTCTGGTCTCCGCCCGACGACATCATCGCCCATGCCGGCGAAGCCGACGGCATGCGCCTGATGACCGCCCTCGCCGCAGGGCCGGCCACCGTCTTCGACATCATCGACCGCGAGGGCATCGACTGCGAAGCCACCCGCGCCGGCACCCTCCACCTCGCCCATGCCCCCTCCGGCCTCGACGACCTGCGCGATCGCTTCCGGCAGGGCAACCGCCTCGGCGCGCCGATCCAGCTGCTCGATGCGGAGGAAACCGCCCGCCGCACCGGTACCGCCCGCTTCCACGGCGCCCTGTGGGATCCGCGCGCCGGCACCATCCAGCCCCTCGCCTATTGCCGCGGCCTCGCCCGCGCCGCCATCGAAGCCGGCGCCCGCGTGCACGAGAACACCCCCGTCACCCGCATCAGCCGCGACAGCGACACCTGGGTGATCGAGGCGGGCGGCCACACGCTCCGCGCCCGGCACCTGCTGCTGGCCACCAACGCCTATCACCGCGACATCAAGGGCGCCGGGGCACCGGGCTACGTGCCCGTCTGCTACAGCCAGTTCGCCACCGCCCCCCTGCCCGAAAACCTGCGCGAAAAGATCCTGCCGGGCGGCGAGGGCTGCTGGGACACGGCGCTCGTCATGTCCTCCTTCCGGATGGACAAGGCCGGCCGCATGATCGTCGGCGGCATCGGCGACGCCACCGGCCCCGCCAGCCCGATCCACGCCGCCTGGGCCCGCCGCAAGCTGCGCGAGGTCTTCCCCGACCTCGCCGACCAGCCCTTCGAACATGCCTGGAGCGGCCGCATCGCCATGACCAGCGATCACCTTCCCAAGGTCGTCTCCTTCGGGCCCAACGCGCTGGCGGTCTTCGGCTATTCCGGCCGCGGCATCGCGCCCGGCACGGTCTTCGGCACCGCCGCCGCCAAGGCGCTGCTCACCGACGACCCATCGCACCTGCCCCTGCCGGTCATCTCCGGCCATGCCGAACGCTTCACCACGATCCGGCAGGCCTATTACGAAACCGGCGCGGCGCTCACGCACCTCACCAAGCCGCTGCCCTTCAGCTAG
- a CDS encoding haloacid dehalogenase type II has translation MKLSDFKVLTFDVYGTLIDWESGMVTGLKPLTDKVSRHLSRDDILEAHAYYESTTQRWTPSKKYYDLLAVVYRRLAEEWGVEVTWEECAAYGTSVRHWPAFDDSREALAYLKQHYKLVVLTNTDNLSFSGSNARLGVHFDGVYTAEDVGSYKPADRNFDYMLETLARQGYGKGDILHTAESMFHDHQSANKYGLANCWIYRRHDKEGFGATMNPGEMPSYGFRFNSMADMVRAHKAELG, from the coding sequence ATGAAGCTGAGCGATTTCAAGGTTTTGACCTTTGATGTCTATGGCACGCTGATCGACTGGGAAAGCGGGATGGTCACGGGGTTGAAGCCCTTGACCGACAAGGTGAGCCGGCATTTGTCGCGCGACGATATTTTGGAAGCGCATGCCTATTACGAGTCGACCACGCAGCGGTGGACGCCGTCGAAGAAGTATTACGACCTGCTGGCGGTGGTCTATCGGCGGCTGGCCGAGGAGTGGGGTGTCGAGGTGACCTGGGAGGAATGCGCGGCTTACGGCACCTCGGTCCGGCATTGGCCGGCGTTTGACGATAGCCGGGAGGCACTGGCTTACCTCAAGCAGCATTACAAGCTGGTGGTGCTGACCAACACCGACAACCTGAGCTTTTCGGGCTCGAACGCGCGGCTGGGGGTGCATTTCGACGGGGTGTACACGGCCGAGGATGTGGGGAGCTACAAGCCCGCCGACCGGAATTTCGACTATATGCTCGAGACGCTGGCGCGGCAGGGATACGGCAAGGGCGATATCCTTCATACGGCGGAGAGCATGTTCCACGACCACCAGTCGGCGAACAAGTACGGGCTGGCGAATTGCTGGATCTACCGGCGGCACGACAAGGAAGGGTTCGGCGCGACGATGAACCCGGGCGAGATGCCGAGCTATGGTTTCCGGTTCAACAGCATGGCCGACATGGTGCGCGCCCATAAGGCCGAGCTGGGCTGA
- a CDS encoding LysR family transcriptional regulator, which yields MLTPRRFLPSISSLLALEAVDRLGSASAAAEELSLTHSAVSRQLKVLEGQLGTTIVQRRGTRLQLTPAAEDYCRKVRKYLRDLAHASLELKANPTGGGLNLAILPAFGMHWLAPKLQDFARAHPEVTVNLSTRLAPFDFGQESFDAAIHFGGRDWQDVEYLPIREERVVPVCSPRLAPEPLGSAEDLLGLPLLQLETRPGAWEQWFAAHGVEGGSVTGMLVDQFATMTQAAVHEMGVALLPDYLAEVELERQTLVVPYGEASLVEGQYYLVWPSEAAVRPPLEKFTGWLRGIL from the coding sequence ATGCTGACGCCGCGCCGCTTTCTGCCCTCGATCAGTTCGCTTCTGGCCTTGGAGGCGGTGGACCGGCTGGGGAGTGCCAGCGCGGCGGCGGAGGAGTTGTCGCTGACCCATAGTGCGGTGAGCCGGCAGTTGAAGGTGCTGGAGGGGCAGCTTGGCACGACGATCGTGCAGCGGCGGGGGACGCGGTTGCAGCTGACGCCGGCGGCGGAGGATTATTGCCGAAAGGTGCGGAAATACCTGCGGGACCTGGCGCATGCGTCGCTGGAGCTGAAGGCGAACCCGACGGGGGGCGGGCTGAACCTGGCGATCTTGCCGGCCTTCGGGATGCATTGGCTGGCGCCGAAACTGCAGGATTTCGCAAGGGCGCATCCGGAGGTGACGGTGAACCTGTCGACGCGGCTGGCGCCGTTCGATTTCGGGCAGGAGAGTTTCGACGCGGCGATCCATTTCGGGGGGCGGGACTGGCAGGATGTGGAGTACCTGCCCATTCGCGAGGAGCGGGTGGTGCCGGTGTGTTCGCCCCGGTTGGCGCCGGAGCCGCTGGGGAGCGCGGAGGATTTGCTGGGGTTGCCGTTGTTGCAGCTGGAGACACGGCCGGGGGCGTGGGAGCAGTGGTTCGCCGCGCATGGCGTCGAGGGGGGCAGCGTGACGGGGATGCTGGTCGACCAGTTCGCGACGATGACGCAGGCGGCGGTGCACGAGATGGGGGTGGCGCTGTTGCCGGATTACCTGGCGGAGGTGGAGCTGGAGCGGCAGACGCTGGTGGTGCCTTATGGCGAGGCGAGCCTTGTGGAGGGGCAGTATTACCTTGTCTGGCCGTCGGAGGCGGCGGTGCGGCCGCCGCTGGAGAAGTTCACCGGCTGGCTGCGCGGGATCTTGTGA
- a CDS encoding pyridoxal phosphate-dependent aminotransferase: MTKANSSAAHRPATRLSGIALSEIVQISERARQMRAEGRDVIALSTGEPDFPTPPEVIEAAHQAALAGQTRYTPTAGTPDLRAEVARQAGAEPANVIISTGAKQVLANTMLATLNPGDEVIMPAPFWTSYADIVRMAGGTPVVLPCPLSQNFKLTPEQLGDAITPQTRWLMLNSPSNPSGAIYSAEEYAQLADILDAHPHVWVVADEIYEHLSYTPFTSFADAAPHLRDRTIIVNGVSKAWSMTGWRIGWGIGPAELIRDMTSVQGQITSGASSVSQAAALAALQSDRQILEDRRATFLARRDATIDGLNAIPGLTCPAPDGAFYAFPDCSELIEGRFDNDAALCQWLLEETGVALVPGRAFGMPGHVRLSFAYAESQIREALTRMETAIDRLTSAPSAAFADHTG, translated from the coding sequence ATGACGAAAGCGAACAGTTCCGCCGCCCACCGCCCGGCCACCCGCCTCTCGGGCATCGCCCTGTCCGAAATCGTGCAAATCTCCGAACGCGCCCGCCAGATGCGCGCCGAGGGCCGCGACGTCATCGCCCTCAGCACCGGCGAGCCCGATTTCCCCACCCCGCCCGAGGTCATCGAGGCCGCCCACCAGGCGGCCCTCGCCGGCCAGACCCGCTACACCCCCACCGCCGGCACGCCCGACCTGCGCGCCGAGGTCGCCCGCCAGGCCGGCGCCGAGCCCGCCAACGTCATCATCTCCACCGGCGCCAAGCAGGTGCTGGCGAACACCATGCTCGCCACCCTCAACCCCGGCGACGAAGTCATCATGCCCGCCCCCTTCTGGACGAGCTATGCCGACATCGTGCGCATGGCCGGCGGCACGCCCGTCGTCCTGCCCTGCCCGCTCTCGCAGAACTTCAAACTCACGCCGGAACAACTGGGCGACGCCATCACGCCCCAAACCCGCTGGCTGATGCTCAACTCGCCCTCCAACCCCTCCGGCGCCATCTACTCGGCCGAGGAATACGCCCAACTGGCAGACATCCTCGACGCCCACCCCCATGTCTGGGTCGTCGCCGACGAGATCTACGAGCACCTCAGCTACACCCCCTTCACCAGCTTCGCCGACGCCGCGCCGCATCTCCGCGACCGCACCATCATCGTCAACGGCGTCTCGAAAGCCTGGTCCATGACCGGCTGGCGCATCGGCTGGGGCATCGGCCCGGCCGAGCTGATCCGCGACATGACCTCCGTGCAGGGGCAAATCACCTCCGGCGCCTCCTCCGTCTCACAGGCCGCCGCCCTCGCCGCCCTGCAATCCGACCGCCAGATCCTCGAAGACCGCCGCGCCACCTTCCTCGCCCGCCGCGACGCCACCATCGACGGCCTCAACGCCATCCCCGGCCTCACCTGCCCGGCCCCCGACGGCGCCTTCTACGCCTTCCCCGATTGCTCCGAACTCATCGAAGGCAGGTTCGACAACGACGCCGCCCTCTGCCAATGGCTGCTCGAGGAAACCGGCGTCGCCCTCGTCCCCGGCCGCGCCTTCGGCATGCCGGGCCACGTGCGCCTCTCCTTCGCCTACGCCGAATCCCAGATCCGCGAGGCGCTCACCCGCATGGAAACCGCCATCGACCGGTTGACGTCCGCCCCCTCCGCGGCCTTCGCTGACCACACCGGATAA
- a CDS encoding dehydrogenase E1 component subunit alpha/beta, with amino-acid sequence MDRAQIVHDNFLRRVAAGDLPAGAPPADGLSPTEAVSLFRSQCLSRALDRHSRAMQKAGQGYYTIGSSGHEGMAAIAAATRPTDPAFLHYRDAAFQIARAAQVPGQTTTWDMLLSFACSAEDPISGGRHKVLGSKALNIPPQTSTIASHLPKAVGAAYAIGLAKRRPPEHRQYAEDAIAICSFGDASANHSTAQGAFNTAGWTAYQSIPLPLLFVCEDNGIGISVKTPKGWIAANFAHRPGLKYFPCDGLDIFDTYRAAQEAAHYVRTRRKPAFLHVRTVRLYGHAGADMPTTYMPKAEVEAEEANDPLLHSVRLLSQSGALEPQQALDIYNDTCTRVERVAEEAVTRPRLKTASDVMASLIPPARPCQPTNGPDAATREAALGPDLKAQSEPQIMSRLINWALTDLMLEHGEIVMMGEDVGRKGGVYGVTQKLITRFGPDRVIDSLLDEQSILGLAIGMAQNGFTPIPEIQFLAYLHNAEDQIRGEAATLPFFSNGQFTNPMVIRIAGLGYQKGFGGHFHNDNSVAVIRDIPGVILACPSNGADAAKMLRECVRLAREEQRVVVFLEPIALYPMRDLHDEKDGGWMTTYPERGETLPLGSVGQHGEGTDVAIVSFANGHYLSRQAAKRLEEDGITTRTIDLRWLSPLPEEALLDVIKGAKRVLIVDETRRTGGIAEALMALISEKTDLPHARLTAEDSFIATGPAYAATMPSADSIVEAATNLVRAKS; translated from the coding sequence ATGGACAGAGCCCAGATCGTACATGACAACTTCCTCCGCCGCGTGGCCGCAGGCGACCTCCCCGCAGGCGCCCCCCCGGCCGACGGCCTGAGCCCCACCGAGGCCGTCTCCCTCTTCCGCTCGCAATGCCTCTCCCGCGCCCTCGACCGCCACAGCCGCGCGATGCAGAAGGCCGGCCAGGGCTACTACACCATTGGCTCCTCGGGCCACGAAGGCATGGCCGCCATCGCCGCCGCCACGCGCCCCACCGATCCGGCCTTCCTCCACTACCGCGACGCCGCCTTCCAGATCGCCCGCGCCGCCCAGGTTCCCGGCCAGACCACCACCTGGGACATGCTCCTCTCCTTCGCCTGCTCCGCCGAAGACCCGATTTCCGGCGGCCGCCACAAGGTGCTGGGCTCCAAGGCCCTCAACATCCCCCCGCAAACCTCCACCATCGCCAGCCACCTGCCCAAGGCCGTCGGCGCCGCCTACGCCATCGGCCTCGCCAAACGCCGCCCGCCCGAACACCGCCAGTATGCCGAGGACGCCATCGCCATCTGCTCTTTCGGCGACGCGTCGGCCAACCACTCCACCGCGCAGGGCGCCTTCAACACCGCGGGCTGGACCGCCTACCAGTCCATCCCCTTGCCCCTCCTCTTCGTCTGCGAAGACAACGGCATCGGCATCTCGGTCAAAACCCCCAAAGGCTGGATCGCCGCCAACTTCGCCCACCGCCCGGGCCTCAAGTATTTCCCCTGCGACGGTCTCGACATTTTCGACACCTACCGCGCGGCCCAGGAAGCGGCCCATTATGTCCGCACCCGCCGCAAACCCGCCTTCCTGCATGTCCGCACCGTCCGCCTCTACGGCCACGCCGGCGCCGACATGCCCACCACCTACATGCCGAAAGCCGAGGTCGAGGCCGAGGAGGCGAACGACCCCCTCCTCCACTCCGTCCGCCTGCTCTCCCAATCCGGCGCGCTGGAGCCGCAACAAGCGCTCGACATCTACAACGACACCTGCACCCGCGTGGAACGCGTGGCGGAAGAGGCCGTCACTCGCCCGCGCCTCAAAACCGCCTCCGACGTCATGGCCAGCCTCATCCCCCCGGCGCGCCCCTGCCAACCCACCAACGGCCCCGACGCCGCCACCCGCGAAGCCGCCCTCGGCCCTGACCTCAAGGCACAGTCCGAGCCGCAGATCATGTCCCGCCTCATCAACTGGGCGCTCACCGACCTGATGCTCGAACACGGCGAAATCGTCATGATGGGCGAGGATGTGGGCCGCAAGGGCGGCGTCTATGGCGTCACGCAAAAGCTCATCACCCGCTTCGGCCCCGACCGCGTGATCGACAGCCTGCTCGACGAGCAATCCATCCTCGGCCTCGCCATCGGCATGGCCCAGAACGGCTTCACCCCGATCCCGGAAATCCAGTTCCTCGCCTACCTCCACAACGCCGAGGACCAGATCAGGGGCGAGGCCGCCACCCTGCCCTTCTTCTCCAACGGCCAGTTCACCAACCCGATGGTGATCCGCATCGCCGGGCTGGGCTACCAGAAGGGCTTCGGCGGGCATTTCCACAACGACAACTCCGTCGCCGTCATCCGCGACATCCCCGGCGTCATCCTCGCCTGCCCCTCCAACGGCGCCGATGCCGCGAAGATGCTCCGCGAATGCGTCCGCCTCGCCCGCGAGGAACAGCGCGTGGTCGTCTTCCTCGAACCCATCGCCCTCTACCCCATGCGCGACCTGCATGACGAGAAGGATGGCGGCTGGATGACCACCTATCCCGAGCGTGGCGAAACGCTGCCTCTCGGCTCCGTCGGTCAACATGGCGAGGGCACCGACGTCGCCATCGTCAGCTTCGCCAACGGCCACTACCTCTCCCGACAGGCCGCCAAGCGCCTCGAAGAAGACGGCATCACTACCCGCACCATCGACCTCCGCTGGCTTTCCCCCCTGCCGGAAGAGGCGCTGCTCGACGTCATCAAAGGCGCCAAACGCGTCCTCATCGTGGACGAAACCCGCCGCACCGGCGGCATCGCCGAGGCGCTGATGGCCCTGATCTCGGAAAAAACCGACCTCCCCCACGCCCGCCTGACGGCCGAAGACAGCTTCATCGCCACCGGCCCCGCCTACGCCGCCACCATGCCCTCGGCCGACAGCATCGTGGAAGCCGCCACGAACCTTGTGAGGGCCAAGTCATGA
- a CDS encoding ACP S-malonyltransferase yields MKTAVIICPGRGTYNKPELGYLSRHFPDAGLLAKFDAIRENADQKPLTALDGAARFSPSEFTRGDNAAGLIYAATLGDFLSINPEEIRPVAVTGNSMGWYSALACGGATTPENGFQIANTMGTLMHEALIGGQLVYPFLGDDWHPDPARKAELLQQVADINTRDDHTLALSIDLGGMLVLAGDTNGLKAFEQAVPKIDDRFPMRLKGHAAFHTHLQRPVAEKGRAALPHSLFTQPGLPLIDGRGAIWWPGATDTTALHDYTLGHQVTETYDFTRAITVAAREFAPDLFIVTGPGTTLGGAVAQSLVLANWRGIGSKQDFTKHQNATPLLAGMGHADQRAWVTKGDAK; encoded by the coding sequence ATGAAAACAGCCGTCATCATCTGCCCCGGCCGCGGCACCTACAACAAACCCGAACTCGGCTACCTCTCCCGCCACTTCCCAGACGCCGGCCTCCTCGCCAAATTCGACGCCATCCGCGAGAACGCCGACCAAAAGCCGCTGACAGCCCTCGACGGCGCCGCCCGTTTCTCGCCCTCCGAGTTCACCCGCGGCGATAACGCCGCCGGCCTGATCTACGCCGCCACGCTGGGCGACTTCTTGTCGATCAACCCCGAAGAAATCCGCCCCGTCGCCGTCACCGGCAACTCCATGGGCTGGTACTCCGCGCTCGCCTGCGGCGGCGCCACCACGCCCGAGAACGGCTTCCAGATCGCCAACACCATGGGCACCCTCATGCACGAGGCCCTGATCGGCGGCCAGCTCGTCTATCCCTTCCTCGGCGACGACTGGCACCCCGACCCCGCCCGCAAAGCCGAGCTTCTCCAACAGGTCGCCGACATAAACACCCGCGACGACCACACACTCGCCCTCTCCATCGACTTGGGCGGCATGCTCGTCCTCGCCGGCGACACCAACGGCCTGAAAGCCTTCGAACAAGCCGTCCCGAAAATCGACGACCGCTTCCCGATGCGCCTCAAGGGCCACGCCGCCTTCCACACCCATCTGCAACGCCCCGTCGCCGAAAAGGGCCGCGCCGCCCTGCCGCACTCCCTCTTCACCCAACCCGGCCTCCCCCTCATCGACGGCCGCGGCGCCATCTGGTGGCCCGGCGCCACCGACACCACGGCCCTCCACGACTACACGCTCGGCCACCAGGTCACCGAGACCTACGACTTCACCCGCGCCATCACCGTTGCCGCGAGAGAATTCGCCCCCGACCTCTTCATCGTCACCGGCCCCGGCACCACCTTGGGCGGAGCAGTGGCGCAATCGCTGGTCCTCGCCAACTGGCGCGGGATCGGCAGCAAACAGGACTTCACCAAACACCAGAACGCCACGCCCCTTCTGGCCGGCATGGGCCATGCCGACCAGCGCGCGTGGGTCACGAAAGGAGACGCCAAATGA